A genomic window from Thunnus maccoyii chromosome 2, fThuMac1.1, whole genome shotgun sequence includes:
- the LOC121886822 gene encoding erythroblast NAD(P)(+)--arginine ADP-ribosyltransferase-like: MKGNRLTLAPLCWLLGWMLLVDSFKISVILTLPEENQVIPMSMAEDAVDDMYFMCNKTMLERIHETYFDEENTETFAKVWKNAQGCAKRKLNEKDKEDEALTIKHMQAICVYTSGYQKFHKTFNDAVQNSRSTSFPFHSLHYWLTSAIQILGKNKKCHTTYRRTNVVYSGEVNQIVRFGFFASSSYDTTLTDFGTKTCFKITTCSGAFLKHYSTVNKEEQEVLIPPYEKFKITGKKTGVSEGLDKCDVVYILESTGVQSNQNCKAAYS, from the exons ATGAAGGGTAACAGGCTGACTCTTGCTCCTCTGTGTTGGCTCCTTGGCTGGATGCTGCTTGTGGACTCTTTCAAG ATCAGTGTTATCCTCACTCTACCAGAAGAAAACCAGGTCATCCCAATGAGCATGGCTGAAGATGCTGTTGATGACATGTACTTTATGTGCAACAAAACTATGTTAGAAAGGATCCATGAAACATACTTTGATGAAGagaacactgaaacatttgcaaaggtCTGGAAAAATGCACAAGGTTGTGCAAAGCGGAAACTAAACGAAAAAGACAAGGAGGATGAGGCTTTAACCATTAAACATATGCAAGCAATATGTGTTTATACCTCTGGATATCAAAAGTTTCATAAGACGTTCAATGATGCAGTCCAGAACAGCAGGAGCACTTCCTTCCCATTTCACTCCTTACATTACTGGCTGACATCCGCCATACAGATCCTCGGtaagaataaaaaatgtcacaCCACTTACCGTAGAACCAACGTTGTGTATAGTGGTGAAGTCAACCAAATAGTTCGGTTTGGTTTTTTTGCCTCCAGCTCTTATGACACAACACTGACCGATTTTGGTACGAAGACCTGCTTTAAAATTACAACCTGTTCAGGTGCTTTCCTGAAACATTATTCTACTGTTAATAAAGAAGAGCAAGAGGTGCTCATACCCCCATATGAGAAATTCAAAATAACTGGGAAAAAGACGGGTGTATCTGAAGGTCTAGATAAATGTGATGTTGTCTATATCCTAGAAAGCACAGGAGTTCAAAGCAATCAAAACTGCAAAGCTGCATACTCATGA